A section of the Sedimentisphaera cyanobacteriorum genome encodes:
- a CDS encoding sulfatase-like hydrolase/transferase, with protein MNRRLFLKTTGSFAVSLAALNTSSVFAEATSKPNILWITIEDTSLFFGCYGDEVAKTPNVDNLAEEGTLFTNAFANSPVCSPARTALITGMHVGQLGGGNHRSAVEIPDSVKGFPVYLRKNGYYCTNNKKTDYNFKDAWHWKNRTWDESSGKATWRNRKPGQPFFHVKNFMDSHQSRVSVNSYERFKKNIQSQLSPEEITKPEEVKVPPFYHDTPEVRKAYARMYDCITLVDRQIGELLDKLKEDGLYEDTIIFFFADHGEGMPRFKTNPLGLGLRVPLIVRVPEKYRNLVKLKPGTKTDKLVSFVDLGPTVLNITGSKIPGNMSGAPVLGPKKIDKEFIFGSTNIVGTAEQHSRTVSDGRYTYVRNYMPHLGYAQPQRYCDGAEIMHLLRDYHKQGELKEAAERYMSSGRAPEALYDHKFDPWNVHNLAEKTGYETILEKMRSINQNKILEIRDLHFLHPWEIQTRGGKFTPFEFKDHSRVYPLEKIMRVAELSGKGREVLPKQLKALKDDEPAVRYWGLIGLESQDWGKDKVFAEIEPMLEDPAPYIRYEAAKLTLNKKDSKKAKDILISGLHEEHCILVLSAMRNIRLLDREKVKELLPEVRKLKKRISELKGQRLSGTVGSIITSTEAFAAGKHPSPVDSF; from the coding sequence ATGAACAGGCGTTTATTTCTAAAAACTACGGGCAGTTTTGCTGTTTCCTTAGCTGCTTTGAACACATCTTCTGTTTTTGCTGAGGCCACCTCAAAACCAAATATTTTGTGGATAACTATTGAAGACACATCTTTGTTTTTCGGCTGCTACGGCGATGAAGTTGCCAAAACCCCAAACGTTGACAATCTCGCAGAAGAGGGCACGCTTTTCACAAACGCCTTTGCCAATTCACCTGTATGCTCGCCTGCGAGAACAGCGCTTATCACAGGTATGCACGTAGGCCAGCTCGGCGGAGGGAATCACAGAAGCGCTGTTGAAATACCTGATTCAGTAAAAGGCTTCCCTGTTTACTTAAGAAAAAACGGATACTACTGCACCAACAACAAGAAAACAGACTACAATTTCAAAGACGCCTGGCACTGGAAAAACCGCACATGGGACGAATCCAGCGGCAAAGCAACTTGGCGTAACAGAAAGCCCGGACAGCCTTTTTTCCACGTTAAAAACTTCATGGACAGCCATCAGTCCCGCGTGTCAGTAAATTCTTATGAAAGATTCAAGAAAAATATACAATCTCAGCTTTCCCCTGAAGAAATCACAAAACCTGAAGAAGTTAAGGTTCCGCCATTCTACCACGACACGCCTGAGGTTCGGAAAGCCTATGCGAGAATGTACGACTGCATTACGCTTGTTGACCGGCAGATCGGCGAGCTGCTCGATAAACTGAAAGAAGACGGTCTTTACGAAGATACAATAATATTTTTCTTCGCAGACCACGGCGAGGGTATGCCCCGATTCAAAACCAATCCGCTCGGGCTGGGTCTGAGAGTGCCTCTGATTGTGAGGGTGCCTGAGAAATACAGGAATCTTGTGAAGCTTAAACCCGGAACCAAAACAGACAAGCTGGTTAGCTTTGTGGACCTTGGGCCGACAGTGCTGAATATAACCGGCTCTAAGATTCCCGGCAATATGTCCGGAGCGCCAGTGCTCGGACCGAAAAAGATAGACAAAGAGTTTATTTTCGGAAGCACGAATATTGTAGGTACGGCCGAGCAGCACAGCAGAACAGTATCGGACGGCAGATACACCTACGTGCGAAATTATATGCCTCATCTTGGATATGCCCAGCCCCAGAGATACTGCGACGGGGCTGAAATAATGCATCTGCTGCGGGATTACCACAAACAGGGAGAACTAAAAGAGGCCGCTGAGAGATATATGTCTTCAGGAAGAGCTCCAGAAGCTCTTTACGACCATAAATTCGATCCTTGGAATGTACATAATCTCGCTGAAAAAACCGGCTATGAAACAATCCTCGAGAAAATGAGGAGCATAAACCAAAACAAGATCCTCGAAATACGCGACCTGCACTTCCTTCATCCGTGGGAAATCCAGACCAGAGGCGGGAAGTTCACGCCTTTCGAATTCAAAGACCACAGCCGAGTTTATCCGCTCGAGAAGATAATGCGTGTCGCAGAGCTGTCCGGGAAGGGAAGAGAAGTACTGCCCAAGCAGCTGAAGGCGCTCAAAGATGATGAGCCGGCAGTGAGGTACTGGGGACTTATCGGGCTTGAATCGCAAGACTGGGGGAAAGACAAGGTTTTTGCAGAAATAGAGCCTATGCTGGAAGACCCTGCACCATACATAAGGTATGAGGCCGCAAAGCTTACCCTGAATAAAAAAGATTCGAAGAAAGCCAAAGACATCCTTATATCAGGTCTGCATGAAGAGCACTGCATCCTCGTTTTGAGCGCAATGAGAAATATTCGCCTGCTGGACAGAGAAAAGGTGAAAGAACTGCTCCCTGAGGTAAGAAAGCTTAAAAAGCGAATCAGCGAACTTAAAGGCCAGAGGCTCAGCGGAACTGTGGGCTCAATAATTACAAGCACCGAGGCCTTTGCTGCAGGCAAACACCCTTCGCCTGTGGACAGCTTCTAA
- a CDS encoding OmpA family protein, with amino-acid sequence MKYGIVTVLAAFAFMLSGCVSQGAYDSLKMKNETQSERISELESKYNSAKLELQQLREKLETARELENAGEQAAQEEIKLLEEALKEKNELVKKLQKQLLEGGVKLPAELNVMLEEFASANPDLVTFDSERGVVKFKSDLTFAPGSDNINSQAKEAISKFCGIVKSEQAEKFDIVIAGHTDDMKISKPSTKREHPTNWHLSAHRAISVLQSMMNESVTPERLSVRGYGEYRPVAPNKPNNGGNVKNRRVEIYIVPQG; translated from the coding sequence ATGAAGTATGGTATTGTAACAGTTTTAGCTGCGTTTGCTTTTATGCTTAGTGGATGTGTTTCACAAGGGGCATACGACAGCCTGAAAATGAAAAATGAAACACAGAGCGAGAGAATCTCAGAGCTTGAATCAAAGTATAACTCTGCAAAGCTCGAGCTCCAGCAGCTCAGGGAAAAACTCGAAACTGCAAGGGAGCTTGAAAATGCAGGCGAGCAGGCCGCTCAGGAAGAAATAAAGCTTCTTGAAGAAGCGCTTAAAGAGAAAAATGAGCTCGTTAAAAAGCTTCAGAAACAGCTTCTTGAAGGCGGTGTAAAGCTTCCGGCAGAGCTGAACGTTATGCTTGAGGAGTTCGCTTCAGCCAACCCTGATCTTGTTACTTTCGATTCAGAGAGAGGCGTTGTGAAATTCAAGAGCGACTTAACTTTCGCTCCGGGCAGTGATAATATAAATTCTCAGGCAAAAGAGGCTATCTCAAAGTTCTGCGGGATTGTGAAATCAGAGCAGGCCGAGAAGTTTGATATAGTTATCGCAGGCCATACCGACGATATGAAGATTTCAAAGCCCTCTACCAAACGTGAGCACCCAACCAACTGGCATCTTTCGGCGCACAGGGCAATCTCTGTTCTTCAGAGTATGATGAATGAAAGCGTAACCCCCGAGAGGCTCAGCGTACGGGGCTACGGCGAATACAGGCCGGTTGCTCCAAACAAGCCCAATAACGGCGGAAACGTTAAGAACAGGCGGGTAGAAATCTATATAGTCCCGCAGGGCTGA
- a CDS encoding CPBP family intramembrane glutamic endopeptidase, whose amino-acid sequence MNFGSKGKTHELDLYLHRTSRPIYSLILVAILIVVYEAGLSSLSPDFFSTSTENIPGIVVSFEWVRKFLLWLNFSEMQAWVGTPLVVIAALGIVQIKSREKIEVEWSDLPIIFAEATILTIPLLVCSSCITYIAGQNAPGYSPVPAVPDMSAVLDWQTPGGMFAVNIVSGIGAGIFEELVFRLLLISFATLIFEKLFGMPRIRSTITAVIISSLLFSLHHYFYIMDWRFVAGEPFRISTFTFRFLAGIYLSIIFGIRGFGIVASTHAVHNLIAACLM is encoded by the coding sequence ATGAATTTTGGCAGTAAAGGAAAGACCCACGAACTGGACTTGTATCTGCACAGGACATCTCGTCCTATATATTCGCTGATACTCGTGGCTATCCTTATCGTTGTTTACGAAGCAGGGCTTTCATCTCTAAGCCCTGATTTCTTTTCAACAAGCACCGAAAACATACCGGGTATTGTGGTTTCATTTGAATGGGTTCGCAAATTCCTGCTCTGGCTGAATTTCTCAGAAATGCAGGCTTGGGTGGGTACTCCGCTGGTTGTGATAGCGGCTCTTGGGATAGTGCAGATAAAATCTCGGGAGAAGATCGAGGTTGAATGGAGCGATCTGCCCATAATATTCGCAGAAGCCACGATACTCACAATCCCCCTGCTTGTGTGCAGTTCCTGCATAACCTACATAGCCGGCCAGAACGCCCCGGGCTACTCCCCTGTTCCGGCTGTGCCTGATATGTCTGCCGTTTTAGACTGGCAGACACCGGGCGGAATGTTCGCTGTTAATATAGTTTCCGGGATAGGTGCAGGAATTTTCGAAGAGCTCGTTTTTCGGCTTCTTTTGATTTCTTTCGCTACGCTAATCTTTGAAAAGCTCTTCGGAATGCCGAGAATACGCTCAACTATTACCGCAGTAATAATTTCGAGCCTTCTTTTCAGCCTGCATCATTACTTCTACATAATGGACTGGAGATTTGTTGCCGGCGAGCCTTTTCGAATATCCACGTTTACATTCAGATTTCTCGCGGGAATATACCTTTCGATAATATTCGGGATAAGGGGATTTGGAATTGTTGCTTCAACGCACGCTGTACATAACCTTATAGCCGCCTGCCTGATGTGA
- a CDS encoding class I SAM-dependent methyltransferase has product MKSVKTDWEKYALKEAYYSVTTNYKYRNENLSDEVKDDFFIEAKQYAEKLTAVIRTHLVKDFAPKRILDFGCGVGRTSILFTELAEEVVGTDVSENMLREAEKNKHRRGADNLNLIQTGSDLSNIQGRFDFVHSLYVFQHIPLSEGRKLLTQLLDKLEDNGVIAFHILYANELSLLKRISYWLRLHIPCIKNVLNLIRRKPWDAPMMQLNSYPVNDIAEDLKQAGCLHFYSRYTNHAGYKGLFIFAQKTRLDEENVTDLGEIP; this is encoded by the coding sequence ATGAAAAGCGTTAAAACTGACTGGGAAAAGTATGCTTTAAAAGAAGCTTATTACTCGGTTACCACAAACTACAAGTACAGAAATGAGAATCTCAGCGATGAAGTTAAAGATGATTTTTTCATTGAAGCAAAGCAGTATGCCGAAAAGCTGACAGCTGTTATCAGAACACATTTAGTGAAAGATTTTGCGCCGAAGCGTATTCTTGATTTCGGCTGCGGGGTAGGTAGAACATCAATCCTGTTTACAGAGCTTGCTGAAGAGGTGGTGGGTACGGATGTCTCTGAGAATATGCTCAGGGAAGCGGAAAAGAATAAGCACCGGCGCGGGGCGGATAATTTGAATCTTATTCAAACCGGCAGCGATCTGTCAAACATTCAGGGAAGATTCGATTTCGTGCATTCGCTTTACGTGTTCCAGCACATTCCTTTGAGCGAGGGGCGAAAGCTTTTAACGCAATTGCTCGATAAGCTTGAGGACAATGGCGTTATAGCATTTCATATTCTCTATGCTAATGAGCTTTCGTTGCTGAAGCGTATTTCTTACTGGCTGAGATTGCACATACCCTGCATAAAAAACGTTTTGAATCTCATTAGAAGAAAGCCTTGGGATGCACCTATGATGCAGCTCAACAGCTATCCTGTAAACGATATCGCCGAAGACTTAAAACAGGCCGGCTGCTTGCATTTCTATTCGCGATACACAAATCACGCCGGCTATAAGGGGCTTTTTATATTCGCCCAGAAAACCCGCCTCGATGAAGAAAACGTTACTGATTTAGGTGAGATTCCTTAA
- a CDS encoding helix-turn-helix domain-containing protein, which yields MSENYYTLEQAAEKLGKTQEQLKEFAKVNDISEMRDGSKIFYNKEDIDSLAQKQVDDDNLNVEDSVIGLDEESSLGGLDSLDDDKSEDDQGEEVNIDEDMEQMIELSDADTAVGKDSPDSESDESEGKEDDASFSDDSLLSLADTMANENEEGQSSQGSNNQQASNEEQNSSDQKDESSKDQQGEQQIDADADMGSDEEGSGILDLSLQADDSQLGAVLDDILPGDEGGGGGDDDFGDFDVGAIEEGEDQQKAEPEQDEAPEAAEVEAEQTEGQDDLSYPEVQPEPEPAAASAPAAAAAASSAEEGTSFGFAMLLPFIAVVMTIVILAGLAVNGSEPLFVPFVQQYFVYIAGGLAVVTLIIGLSGAFSGGSASGKKAGGKKSSKKEKKTKGKKKKKK from the coding sequence ATGTCCGAAAATTATTATACTCTTGAACAAGCCGCAGAAAAGCTCGGTAAGACCCAAGAGCAGCTTAAGGAGTTTGCCAAGGTTAACGACATCAGCGAAATGAGGGACGGCTCAAAGATTTTCTATAATAAAGAAGATATTGATTCTCTTGCCCAAAAGCAGGTTGATGATGATAATCTCAATGTTGAAGATTCTGTAATCGGTCTTGATGAAGAAAGCTCGCTTGGCGGCTTAGATTCTCTGGATGATGACAAATCCGAGGATGATCAGGGCGAGGAAGTTAATATTGATGAAGATATGGAACAGATGATAGAGCTCTCAGATGCGGATACAGCAGTTGGGAAGGATTCTCCGGATTCAGAATCTGATGAGTCTGAAGGCAAGGAAGACGATGCAAGCTTCTCTGATGACAGCCTGCTTTCCTTGGCGGACACCATGGCTAACGAAAATGAAGAAGGCCAGAGCTCACAGGGCTCAAATAATCAGCAGGCCTCTAATGAAGAACAGAATTCCTCAGACCAGAAGGACGAAAGCTCAAAAGACCAGCAGGGTGAACAGCAGATAGATGCAGATGCTGATATGGGCTCAGATGAGGAGGGTTCTGGAATATTAGACCTTTCCCTGCAGGCAGATGATTCCCAGCTCGGTGCGGTTCTCGATGATATTCTTCCCGGCGATGAAGGCGGCGGCGGGGGAGACGACGATTTCGGTGATTTCGATGTTGGCGCTATTGAGGAAGGCGAAGACCAGCAGAAGGCAGAGCCCGAACAGGACGAGGCTCCTGAGGCCGCAGAAGTTGAAGCAGAGCAGACCGAGGGGCAGGATGATTTGAGCTATCCGGAAGTGCAGCCAGAGCCCGAACCGGCAGCTGCAAGTGCGCCGGCGGCTGCAGCAGCAGCCTCATCAGCAGAAGAGGGCACAAGCTTCGGCTTTGCTATGCTTCTGCCTTTCATCGCAGTGGTTATGACAATTGTTATCCTTGCCGGATTGGCAGTGAATGGTTCAGAGCCGCTTTTTGTTCCTTTTGTGCAGCAGTACTTTGTTTATATTGCAGGCGGTTTGGCCGTAGTTACCCTTATAATTGGGCTTTCCGGTGCTTTCTCCGGAGGTTCTGCAAGCGGGAAAAAGGCCGGCGGCAAGAAGTCTTCGAAAAAGGAAAAGAAAACCAAAGGCAAGAAGAAGAAAAAGAAATAA